The following proteins come from a genomic window of Falco rusticolus isolate bFalRus1 chromosome 9, bFalRus1.pri, whole genome shotgun sequence:
- the STOX1 gene encoding storkhead-box protein 1, giving the protein MNPLSQSHSIPLAEGICRTISDMNADHAMVTQETLMEQLVKNYPGIPVPSHKILYNILGTLIKERKIYHTGEGYFIVTPNTYFITNDATEDNRRVPLEDSCSCSSPSLTYLVNIERYADLVKENIPAVSRYRSCHCFPDQSMLCEQRQQQPMNHEPNGGGKKGCSELNLSIQTQGISTSAENHSWDTIKSVTSVKEKLKSKRFGFGLFWRSTSKKEKHKKQYSTFSAQFPPKEWPVRDEDDLDNIPRDIEHEIVKRINPALTVDNLIKHTIFMQKFEEQKKYISKGTLAEVSVVRQNHLSKDCIQKTQSKTAKHTRKTKSKKEKQISRSNRKSHIHELTSQNEKLEENLSLPTRNQQSSNVAMESCVIYKRQIKNPFQGMSWRRNFYVKGYKGTINSQLKSRIRKQERALQRPQSLDSSKPFDYETEQLATETQAVKAKQNKLLHANRSSLQLKKDSLSENFSYLQGSTLQIDNKSKYFLESNISEENIERRRVKKNPGDVKKSPCSYTEDNNVCKEDAKFVLHLKDEYCRCKADTACELLDQTANEFQNVSLSNYTANINPVKTIGVKHRQKTVKKSELVFKYDCASHSGSIKLESEGFTGNCHLLYQKAHDGDTCNSLHLDDNFESNEPCHLPPGHAFSETRACSKAVQKLGTAMSLKNCNMANAYPAQYNATVNKHDSGEHGCKESASFAESIDGSKEYPRDFTEESCLCSQVLAIGHREEEETSLAECTKASTVADFCHTNEADSDADALQVFSYDTEVAACCALHSQAKELSNPLGKKRLFLKDACTMISGQNSEGTENHSITGDSGIDSPRWTERKMKLPAKF; this is encoded by the exons GCATTCCAGTTCCCTCCCACAAAATCTTATATAATATCCTTGGCACTCtaattaaagaaaggaaaatctatCATACGGGAGAAGGATACTTCATTGTGACTCCCAACACATACTTTATCACAAATGATGCCACAGAAGACAATAGAAGGGTCCCACTGGAGGACAGCTGTTCCTGTTCATCACCTTCTCTCACTTACCTGGTAAACATTGAGCGCTATGCAGACctagtgaaagaaaacattcctgCGGTATCCCGTTACAGATCCTGCCATTGTTTCCCTGACCAGAGTATGCTCTGTGAACAAAGACAACAGCAGCCAATGAACCATGAACCTAATGGAGGAGGTAAAAAAGGCTGCAGTGAATTGAACCTTTCAATTCAAACTCAAGGCATTTCCACATCTGCTGAAAACCATTCCTGGGACACCATAAAATCGGTGACATCTgtgaaagagaaactgaaaagcaaaaggtttggttttggcCTTTTCTGGAGAAgcacttcaaaaaaagaaaaacataagaaGCAGTACTCGACTTTTTCAGCCCAGTTTCCTCCCAAGGAGTGGCCAGTCAGGGATGAAGATGATTTAGATAATATTCCACGTGATATTGAGCATGAAATTGTCAAGCGTATTAACCCTGCCCTTACAGTTGATAATTTGATTAAACACACAATATTTATGCAGAAGtttgaggagcagaaaaagtaTATCAGTAAGGGTACCTTGGCTGAAGTGTCAGTAGTCAGGCAAAACCATCTTTCAAAGGATTGTATTCAAAAGACACAAagtaaaacagcaaaacacacgaggaaaaccaaatcaaagaaagagaagcagattAGCAGAAGCAACAGGAAATCTCACATACATGAGCTAACATCCCAAAATGAGAAGCTGGAAGAGAACCTTTCACTGCCTACCAGAAACCAACAGTCATCCAATGTAGCCATGGAATCCTGTGTCATatataaaagacaaattaaGAACCCTTTTCAAGGTATGTCATGGAGACGCAACTTTTATGTGAAAGGGTACAAAGGTACAATTAACAGTCAGCTGAAGTCCCGGATTCGAAAGCAAGAAAGGGCTTTACAAAGGCCGCAGTCCTTGGACTCCTCAAAACCCTTTGACTATGAAACTGAACAGCTGGCCACTGAAACACAGGCTGTGAAAGCTAAGCAAAACAAGCTACTCCATGCTAATAGGTCTTCCCTCCAACTAAAGAAAGACAGTTTAAGTGAAAACTTTAGTTACCTGCAAGGCAGTACTTTGCAAATAGataataaaagtaaatactTTCTGGAGAgtaatatttctgaagaaaacatagaaagaagaagagtaaaaaaaaatcctggggATGTTAAAAAATCTCCTTGCTCCTACACTGAAGATAACAATGTGTGCAAGGAAGATGCAAAATTTGTGTTACATCTGAAAGATGAGTATTGCAGGTGCAAAGCTGACACTGCATGTGAGTTATTGGACCAAACAGcaaatgaatttcaaaatgtcagtcTTTCAAATTATACAGCCAATATTAACCCGGTAAAAACAATTGGTGTGAAACACAGACAAAAGACTGTTAAAAAGAGTGAACTTGTATTTAAATACGACTGTGCCAGCCATTCTGGATCAATAAAGCTTGAAAGTGAAGGATTTACTGGTAACTGCCATCTTCTGTACCAAAAAGCACATGATGGTGACACCTGTAACTCATTACACCTGGATGACAATTTTGAAAGCAATGAACCTTGTCACCTGCCTCCTGGCCatgctttttcagaaacaagagCCTGCAGTAAAGCTGTGCAAAAGCTGGGAACAGCTATGTCCCTAAAAAACTGTAATATGGCTAACGCTTACCCTGCCCAGTACAACGCAACTGTAAACAAACATGACTCTGGAGAGCATGGATGTAAGGAAAGTGCTAGTTTTGCAGAATCAATAGATGGGTCAAAAGAGTATCCAAGAgattttacagaagaaagttGTTTGTGCAGTCAGGTTCTTGCAATAGGtcacagagaggaagaagaaactaGCCTTGCTGAATGTACGAAGGCTTCAACTGTAGCAGATTTCTGCCACACTAATGAGGCTGACTCAGATGCTGATGCTTTGCAGGTCTTCAGCTATGACACAGAAGTAGCGGCATGCTGTGCTTTGCACTCACAGGCCAAAGAATTGAGCAACCCTCTGGGAAAAAAACGTCTGTTTTTGAAGGATGCATGTACTATGATATCAGGACAGAACTCAGAAGGGACTGAAAACCACAGCATTACAGGAGACAGTGGAATTGACTCCCCAAG gTGGactgaaaggaagatgaagcTTCCTGCCAAATTCTAA